The genomic region CAGACGGTCTGCACCTCGGGCCCCTTGCGCTGCTCCGCCCTTTCCCTGCCCACGCCTGCCAACGTCCAGGCGCTGCAGCAGGTGGGCCTCTCGTTGGAGGCGTATGCTGCCGTCAACATCTCGTGGCTCGTGGCCGTCTTGCTGGTCTATCTGGCCGTCGGAGCGCTCATCTTCTGGCGCAAGTCGCAGGAGTGGTATGGCCTGTTTGTCTCGCTCCTGCTCGTCCTCTTTGGCGGCAGCTTCACCAATCCCAGGCACGCCATTGTCTCTGGCCCGGTCCCGCTCCCGTTTCAGCTCCTCCTCGAGCTCTCCTCGCTCGCCGAGTGGCTCGGCCTGCAGGTGTTTCTCTTGACCTTCCCCACCGGGCGGTTTGCGCCCCGCTGGACCTGGGGGGTGGCACTGTTGCAGGTGGCGTGGGTCGGCTTCTTCTTCTTACCAACGCCCTACGACGCCCCCCAGTGGCCTGGGCCCCTCTTCCCCGTCGGCCTCCTGCTGGCCCCGGGCAGCATCGCTGCGGTGCTGGTCTATCGCTACCGGCGGGTGTATACCCCGGTTCAGCGCCAGCAGACGAAGTGGCTGGTCTTTGGCTTTGCGACGGGTGTGGTGGTGGCGGGGCTTTCGAACCTCCTTGGGGTGGTGGTTCCTGGACTGAGCGCGCCTGATGCTCCGTACCAATTGCTGAGTAACTTCTTTCCCGGCCTACTCTACGTGTCGATCCCGCTCTCGGTGGGGGTTGCCATCCTGCGCTACCGGCTGTGGGACATCGATACGATCATCAACAAGGCGCTGGTCTATGGCTCGCTGACCGTGCTGCTGGCTGCCCTCTACGGGGGCCTGATTCTCGGGTTGGAGAGTCTGGCCGGGCAATTCACTGGCCAGGCCACAAGCAATCCGCCGGTGCTGGTCGTCTCCACCCTGGCGATTGCCGCGCTCTTCGTGCCCGTGCGGCGCCGTATCCAGGCCAGCATTGATCGGCGCTTCTATCGCCAAAAGTATGACGCCCAGCAGACGCTGGACGCTTTCTCAGCGACGCTGCGAGAGGCGCTGGATCTGGAGCACTTGCGCGAGCATCTCCTGGCGGTGGTGCAGGAGACGATGCAGCCCGCCCATGTCTCGCTCTGGCTGCGCCCGCCGACACGGCTCCCCACCGAGCAAGCCCAGCGCCTGGATCCCCGTGAGGATGGGCCCAGCAGGCCAAGCTTGGACTGAACGGGTCAGCAACTCGAAGGGCAGGAGGAGGTTCTCTACAGGAGGCGCAAGAATATCTGGCAAGCGGCGCTAACAAGTTTAGAAATGCCCTCAGGGGTTCTTATTAACCCATTTCGCTGCGGTTGTTGCGCTCATTCTTGATCGGCTTGGAGTGCCTGATAATACGCACATTCCAGCCGCAGCGGACAATGTGCGCAGGCCGGGCGCTGTGCGTGGCAGATTCGCCGCCCATGTCGAATCAGATTCACATGCAAGGGATACGCCCACTCGGCGGGCACGATGCGCTCAAAGACCACGTGCTCCTGGTCCGCCGACACCTTCGCCCCAATCAGCCCTAGCCGCTTGCTTACTCGTAGCACGTGCGTATCCACTGGAAAGGCAGCAAGCCCCAGCGAAAACAGCAGGACACAGGCCGCTGTCTTTGGCCCCACACCTGGCAGCGAGCGCAGATACTCACGCGCCTCCGAAAGCTGGTACGTCTTCAGCAGATCAAGCGAGAGCGGCCCGCCATTGAGCCGACTCGTCAGCACACGCAGCACCTCTTGAATGCGCGGCGCCTTCATATTTGCTAGCCCACCGGAGCGAATCGCCTGCGCCACCTGCGCCACAGGCGCGTCGCGCACCTGTTCCCAGGTGGGAAACGTCGTCACCAGCTGCCGATACGCCCGCTCTGAGTTCACATCCGACGTATGCTGCGAGAGGATGGTGCCCACCAGCCCGCCCAGCGCATCGCCGTCGGGGAGCCAGTCTGGCTTGCCATACGCCTGAACGAGCAGGGCATATATCCGTTCCAGCTTAGGCGGCGCGGTGATTTCAACGCTGGTGAGCGGTGTGGCTTCTATAGACATGGCAAAATTATAGCATACCAGGCTGACCACGCATCAAGAGAAGCAAAGCCTTGCAAACCAATCAGCGGCACGCGCGTAGAGCTGAGATTGCAGCGCCTTCAAGCCAGATGCTAGAATGCGGCGGCAAGAACTAAATAAAGCTACACGCAGAAACGGAAGCACGCATGCAGCAAGAGCCTCTAGGTGTCTTTCTCGATCAACTCGCGTCCAGCGCGCCCACGCCGGGCGGCGGCTCGGTGGCGGCGCTGTGCGGCGCGCTCTCCGCCGCGCTGAGCAGCATGGTCGCAAACCTCACGCTGGGACGCGAAAAATATCGTGAGGTAGAACCGGCTATCCGCGCCGCGCTGAAGCAATCCGAGCAACTACGCGCCGAATGCGCCCGGCTGATCGCTGACGACATCGCCGCCTATAGCGCGCTCTCAGCCGCCTATAAACTTCCCAAAGCCACGCCAGATGAGCAAGAGACGCGCTCCGCGCAGATTCAGGAGGCGCTCAAGGGAGCCGCCGAAGCACCCTTGAGCATCGCCGAACGGGCGCGCCAGGCGCTGGACCTCTGCCAAACACTGGCAGAAATTGGCAACCTCAACGTCATCAGCGACGTGGGCGTGGCCGCTGTCACAGCACATGCCGCGCTGGAAAGCGCCGAACTGAACGTACTCATCAACCTGAAAGCCATCAAAGACCGGGCGCTGGCCGAGGCGCTGCTGCAACGCCTGAATGCCGCCAGAGGGGGCGCGGCGCCCATGACCCAGGATATTCTGGCGACGGTGCGCGAAAAGATGGGCGTCTGACACTATCTCGACACGATCACGACACCACCCTGATACGACAAGGAGACACG from Ktedonobacterales bacterium harbors:
- the nth gene encoding endonuclease III; protein product: MSIEATPLTSVEITAPPKLERIYALLVQAYGKPDWLPDGDALGGLVGTILSQHTSDVNSERAYRQLVTTFPTWEQVRDAPVAQVAQAIRSGGLANMKAPRIQEVLRVLTSRLNGGPLSLDLLKTYQLSEAREYLRSLPGVGPKTAACVLLFSLGLAAFPVDTHVLRVSKRLGLIGAKVSADQEHVVFERIVPAEWAYPLHVNLIRHGRRICHAQRPACAHCPLRLECAYYQALQADQE
- a CDS encoding cyclodeaminase/cyclohydrolase family protein; amino-acid sequence: MQQEPLGVFLDQLASSAPTPGGGSVAALCGALSAALSSMVANLTLGREKYREVEPAIRAALKQSEQLRAECARLIADDIAAYSALSAAYKLPKATPDEQETRSAQIQEALKGAAEAPLSIAERARQALDLCQTLAEIGNLNVISDVGVAAVTAHAALESAELNVLINLKAIKDRALAEALLQRLNAARGGAAPMTQDILATVREKMGV